The Mucilaginibacter sp. PAMB04168 genome contains the following window.
GCACGTAATGCACCGGCCCAAGCCTTGCCTGCCTGTGCTTTACGCAGTACCAGGCCTGCCTTATCCAGCAGTTGTTCGTAGTTATTCTTCTCGAAACCGTAAATATATTTATTAAAGAAATCAGCCGCAAAGGTTGTATTTTTGGTTACCGAGGCCAATACGGCTTGCAGATCAGGAATGGTATAAGGCTTTTCGGGCTTACCATGTGCCAGCCACACGGCGCGCATATAATCATCAAGTGTTAGCTTAAACTCGCTGCGTAAGCGTAAATCAAGGGCCAGTGCAGTAGCACCACCGTAAGTATAATAGCTGGTAAAAATGTTGGCGTTATTATTCTGATCAATAGATACACCGGCATCGGCAAAAACCGCATAGCGGCTCATTTGTGCAGGTGAGTAACGTGCTGCCGCAGGTGTGTTAAGTACAGTGTTTACCAGGCCGGCAATGGTACGGTTATAGCCATCGGCGTTACGCAAGCCGGCACGAACCAGCAGTAACTCGCCATAATACTGGGTAAAGCCCTCAGCAAACCAAAGCTCACTGCTCATATTGGCATGCTCAAAATTAAACGGCTCTAACGATTTTGGACGGATACGTTCTACATTCCAGCTATGGAAATACTCGTGCGAGAAAGTGCCCAGCAAACGATTTTCGTTACCGGCAATTTTAGGCGTAGTTTGCACAATACTGGTGGAGTTGCGGTGCTCCATGCCGTCGCCAGCATTGCTTTCGGCTACATCATGTAAAAACACATAATTGCCATAATCATACACAGGTAATTCGCCAAAAACAGCCTGCGCCTCTAAGGTAATTTTCTTTACCATCTGGCCAAAGGCATTAACCGTGGCCTGGTCATCACTGCTGTTTGAGGTTAAATGTATAGCTTGACGTTTGCCCCCCGGATTGCTGATATCCCAACTGTAAGTTTTGTAAGCCGCTAACGAGGTAGGGCTATCCATCATGTACTGCAAGTTAGGTGCCGAGTAAACGCCATCAGCCTCCGGCTTTAATTGGGTAGCTACTTTCCAGCCGTATTTCTCGGTATCTAAAAATTTAAACTTTACCGGGCGTTTATCCATGCCCATTACCCAGGCAAATGCTGCGGGCATATTAAAATGTGCCGTATTGCCATCAATACCTACATAGGTACCATCCATATGATTGCCAAACAGGGTATAGTTAACAATAACGGTAGTGCCATGCTGGGCTATTTCGTAAACGTCGCCTTCAACCTGTTTAACAGTAAGGGGCACGTTCCTTTCGCCATAAGCTTTAACGTTATAGATGTTCTTGCCAAACTCGTGCGTGGCATAACGGCCGGGTGATGAGCGGCTCATCCGAAAACGCATTACGCCTGCCGGCACTTGCGGTACCCGCATGCTGATCTCAGCTTCGTGATGGGCAACATTAGGAAAAGATACGGTATAGGTAATATCATTTTGGGCAAAAGCAGCGGCCGACAATAACAGGGCGGCCGCCGATAAGTAAAGATTTTTCATGTGAACGCAATTACTGCGCTGAAATTAGGATAAAAAAGGCAGATATGTAAGTGATTTTATGATTTGACCAGGGCGATTCATAAAGCAGTAACGCCAATCAAGGGTTTTGGCCTGAAGATTATTCGAGCGCAATTAAGCCTTTATTGATTAGCCGGTTTAGGTAGATATCCACTTCGGCATCGCCCATGCCGTAAATAGGCAACTCGTCACTAAAGGACTCAAATATAGCAGTGCGGCCGCTTTTTCCATTTTTATAGATATGCAATAGCTTTTGCTCAATGTGGCCTACTCCATCTTCGTTTTGTTGCAGGCGTTTTACATGAGCTTGCAGGGCGGGTTTTAACAGGTGCATGCTTCCCCAAAAAGGATTTTCGTCAATCCATTGCTGCAGTTCATGGGCATTGCCCGTTATATATTTTTGCCAAGCCTCGGTTGCCAATGTAAAGTCATAATCGGTTAAATGCAGGCGATTATCATAAAGAGACTCTAACTGTTCGCCATTTAACTGCCCCATTCCCTTAAAGTTGGTCACATCCGGAAAGTCATCCGGGCACACCAGGTATATTTGCGGTACAGAAAGATCAACATGCTGTTGCAGC
Protein-coding sequences here:
- a CDS encoding PDZ domain-containing protein; this encodes MKNLYLSAAALLLSAAAFAQNDITYTVSFPNVAHHEAEISMRVPQVPAGVMRFRMSRSSPGRYATHEFGKNIYNVKAYGERNVPLTVKQVEGDVYEIAQHGTTVIVNYTLFGNHMDGTYVGIDGNTAHFNMPAAFAWVMGMDKRPVKFKFLDTEKYGWKVATQLKPEADGVYSAPNLQYMMDSPTSLAAYKTYSWDISNPGGKRQAIHLTSNSSDDQATVNAFGQMVKKITLEAQAVFGELPVYDYGNYVFLHDVAESNAGDGMEHRNSTSIVQTTPKIAGNENRLLGTFSHEYFHSWNVERIRPKSLEPFNFEHANMSSELWFAEGFTQYYGELLLVRAGLRNADGYNRTIAGLVNTVLNTPAAARYSPAQMSRYAVFADAGVSIDQNNNANIFTSYYTYGGATALALDLRLRSEFKLTLDDYMRAVWLAHGKPEKPYTIPDLQAVLASVTKNTTFAADFFNKYIYGFEKNNYEQLLDKAGLVLRKAQAGKAWAGALRANPVAGGLLVEGSTVMGTPVYNAGIDAGDLIMTVDGKEVKDQQAYMDIINGKKPGDKVTYTYKDRTGNHEVTVTLQENPMYDVVTYETAGKELSAAQKEFRNQWLSTKVK
- a CDS encoding DUF1835 domain-containing protein gives rise to the protein MNHLHIINGDATLNGFNQTGLDGDVLVWREVFSEGPLAVTLDAEFWSKRAEFVAQTFKDAPGNYQEMILQELEKLSEPYEDITLWFEFDLHCQVNLLGIMQLLQQHVDLSVPQIYLVCPDDFPDVTNFKGMGQLNGEQLESLYDNRLHLTDYDFTLATEAWQKYITGNAHELQQWIDENPFWGSMHLLKPALQAHVKRLQQNEDGVGHIEQKLLHIYKNGKSGRTAIFESFSDELPIYGMGDAEVDIYLNRLINKGLIALE